A window of Candidatus Hepatobacter penaei genomic DNA:
ACATGTGGATCTTTTTTACTTAGATGGCTATCCCACCGCACCAAAGACATCTTCCTTCTCTTCATCGGTTGGGGGGCATGTATCAGTGCGGGGATGTTGACGATCGCTGCCTATTGTTCATCCTATACCATCGAAGGCATCGTGGCCATGCAATGTCTTTTTGCTTTCGGGAAGGCTTTTCTCATTCCTGTGGGCCAAACAAAAGCTCTTTATCATTTTCAGAAAGATAGAGCCAAAGCCGCCTCTCTTTATAATTTTATTGTGACCGGCATGCCCATAGGGGGCTCTCTCTTAGGTACCCTCGTTTCCTCAAAGGGGATCCCCCTCTTTCTGGGGGGGCTGATGGCCGGGGTGTCTGTGATCAATCTATCTTTTTTTTGTTTACGCATGAGACGGCGTCTTTCACATTAATAAAAGGGACCGTCAAAAGCCCATGTGTCGATGGTCGGTGAAAGCTGACACCAGTCTAAGGCTTGAGCATCTCTGAAAAAGCCTCCGGTTGGACCACCATCTGGGAGTGTCGCGGCCCACACAATGCCAGCAGCACCTTCTTCTGGAGAGCGTACGGCGTTTTTACCACCCATTTTTGTTCGCACCCATCCAGGGCAAACGGCGTTGATCAGAATATTTGGTGCCTGGCAGCTATCTGCAACCATCAAGGTTAATGCGTTAAGGGCAACTTTGGAAAGACGGTAAAAAATGGCCCGTCGGTCCATCTCGGCGAAACGTCCCATGCCACTCGAGACATTAACAATCCGACCAAAATTGTGCTGCTTCATCATAGGCAGAAACATTTTCATAAGCCTCAGGGGGCCATATAAATTGACGTCTAGCGTTTGGGTTAAAAGGGATGGATCCATGTTAAGGAAGTCGGGATATGCTCCTTCCTGAGGTCCATCTAAGTAAACACCTGCGTTGTTGATGAGTACATCTAAGCGACCATAAGAAGTCATCGTTTCATCAACAAGGTTTTGGATACTTTTTTCTGAGGTTACATCCAAAGAAACGGCACGTACGCGAGCGCCTTCTTTGGCAAAGGTGTTGGTAAGGGGGGCGAGGTGAAGAGAGTTACGTCCTGCACAAAGGACGTGATAGCCCTTGTGGGCAAGTTGCTTACAAATCTCTTGACCAATACCTCCAGTGCCGCCGGTTACTAACGCAACGCGCGATGAGTCTGTCATGTCATGATTCCTTTGTTAATGTTCTTTCTCTTTTTTATACAATCTTATGGATCTATTTTATCCATGATAGAAATAAAAAGATAAGCCATCTATACGCATAGGCTCATCCAAGACATGGCGCCACAAAGGAAAGGGGGGATCTTTCATGGAAAAATGCACGTCTTTTTTGCCTGCCAGATTGAGCGCGCTGTACGTTTAAAAACCCTTTATTTAAGAAGCTTTCACCCTTCTCCTTTAGACTTTATTCATTGAGCGGTGTGAAAAAAACTCAGCTCAACCTCTGTTAACCATATGTCGTGTGCTGAGAAGAAAATGAAAAAAATCATCGCGTTGAGCGTTTTGTGCATATGTCTTCCTTTTTATGCCCTGTCCAAACCGGCTACTGAAATCACGAAAAAGAAGAATCAGGCGGTGCGTCACGATTTGCCTCTCCAGGATAAAAAAGACATGAACAATGTCACGAGGGGCTTCATAGCCACGCTTCCAGAAAGGGACATTAAAGACAGTGCAGGCCATGTGGTGTACAGCATGAAGGCTTTTGATTTTATTCAAGGCAAGGCTCCTGACACGGTCAATCCGAGCCTATGGAGACAAAGTAACCTGCTTGCCAAAGATGGGCTTTTTGAGGTGGGTAACGGCATCTATCAGATTCGCTCTTTTGATATTGCAAACATGACATTTATACGCGGTAAAACAGGTTGGATCGTTGTGGATACGCTTCTATCTACTGAAACAGCCATGGCGGGATTTAATTTGTTAAGAAAGCATGTGGCTAATCTCCCGATTTCTGCCGTTATTATCACGCACTCTCATGCTGATCATTTTGGTGGCATCAAGGGGTTGGTGGATCCCAAAGACGTTAAATTGGGTAAGGTTAAACTCATTGCGCCAAAAGATTTTTTTATTGAATCTGTGAATGAAAATTTGATGGCAGGCAATCACATGAGCCGCCGTGCATCCTATATGTACGGCAACCTTCTTGACAAGTCGCCACAAGGAAACGTTGGAGCAGGTCTAGGCCAAACACTTTCAACCGGAACACTGACTATTTTAGAGCCCAATGAAACAGTCAAAGACACGCCAACTGAATTGATTGTGGACGGTATAAAAATGCTCTTTTTCTATACGCCTGCTGCAGAAGCGCCATCAGAAATGATGTTTTACATACCCGCCAAAAAAGCCATGTGCCAAGCGGAGGAAATCAATCATACACTGCATAACCTCTATTCATTGCGTGGTGCGCAAATTCGCAATGGTTTAAAGTGGTCAAAATATATTCACAAAATCATTGAAGATTATGGTCAAGATGTAGAAATTTCCTTTGGTTCTCACCATTGGCCCACATGGGGCAATCAAGAAATCCTTTCCTTTTGGAAAGGGCAACGCGACACCTACCGTTATATTCATGATGAAGTACTGCGTTTGGCCAACCATGGTGGCACCATGATTGAAATTGCCGAAGCCGTTAAGCTTCCTGAAAGCCTTGCCAAATCTTTTGCAAACCGCGGTTATTATGGCTCTGTGAATCACAACGCTAAGGCGCAATATCAACTTTATTACGGTTTCTTCTCAGGAAACCCTGCAGAGCTCCATCCTCTTCCCCCCGTCGAGGCTGGTAAGAAATTTGTTGAGT
This region includes:
- a CDS encoding SDR family NAD(P)-dependent oxidoreductase → MTDSSRVALVTGGTGGIGQEICKQLAHKGYHVLCAGRNSLHLAPLTNTFAKEGARVRAVSLDVTSEKSIQNLVDETMTSYGRLDVLINNAGVYLDGPQEGAYPDFLNMDPSLLTQTLDVNLYGPLRLMKMFLPMMKQHNFGRIVNVSSGMGRFAEMDRRAIFYRLSKVALNALTLMVADSCQAPNILINAVCPGWVRTKMGGKNAVRSPEEGAAGIVWAATLPDGGPTGGFFRDAQALDWCQLSPTIDTWAFDGPFY
- a CDS encoding alkyl/aryl-sulfatase; amino-acid sequence: MKKIIALSVLCICLPFYALSKPATEITKKKNQAVRHDLPLQDKKDMNNVTRGFIATLPERDIKDSAGHVVYSMKAFDFIQGKAPDTVNPSLWRQSNLLAKDGLFEVGNGIYQIRSFDIANMTFIRGKTGWIVVDTLLSTETAMAGFNLLRKHVANLPISAVIITHSHADHFGGIKGLVDPKDVKLGKVKLIAPKDFFIESVNENLMAGNHMSRRASYMYGNLLDKSPQGNVGAGLGQTLSTGTLTILEPNETVKDTPTELIVDGIKMLFFYTPAAEAPSEMMFYIPAKKAMCQAEEINHTLHNLYSLRGAQIRNGLKWSKYIHKIIEDYGQDVEISFGSHHWPTWGNQEILSFWKGQRDTYRYIHDEVLRLANHGGTMIEIAEAVKLPESLAKSFANRGYYGSVNHNAKAQYQLYYGFFSGNPAELHPLPPVEAGKKFVEYMGGADAVIRKARRDFDKGEYRWVATALNHVVFADPQNKAAKELLADTYEQMGYQAESGPWRNFYLSGAKELREGVKAVAATNTASPDMVRNLTLEAYLDYLAVRLNHPKAAGLNMTFNVMTPDTGDVFVLYIENGVLNYSIGKQVKHADATVILDRKVLDDINLGQLTVQKAVQEDRVHIEGDRDQFAHFISLLDHFDFWFNIVTPGKKLSTF